The following proteins are co-located in the Bacillus pumilus genome:
- a CDS encoding stage II sporulation protein P, with product MKKRPRRPRQLVVAINGTKVVKSIFLFIASLVVMFVMSGALTSLKPELRPQASLYGVADELSGAFFATLMGMENQYFASTVPEDQKGFNFSGLSLKLATSINLEDPRSFLGRELPGFEHFDTKIILAGEGTDYTNMPMESPPPSEVIKDEKEANLAELDKLDEDEPKKPAKEPDRSTGKRKAVYIYHTHNTESYLPFLKGETNPNNARHSKVNVTLVGDMFGKALDQQGIGNTVDKTEIEKRLLQKGLKYPQSYNESRLVVKEALAANDDLEYLIDIHRDSRRKKDTTVEIKGKKYARIAFVVGKKNQSYEKNLKLATEFHHLMEKKYKGLSVGVFAKGEIGDNGIYNQDLSDKALLLEFGGVDNNMKELKNASNAAADVFSEIFWDAEKVNGKAKDEKKRS from the coding sequence ATGAAAAAAAGACCCCGCCGTCCTCGACAGTTGGTCGTTGCGATTAATGGAACCAAAGTAGTGAAAAGTATTTTCTTGTTTATTGCCTCTCTTGTTGTCATGTTTGTCATGTCAGGGGCTTTGACATCTTTAAAACCTGAGCTTAGACCTCAAGCTTCGTTATATGGTGTAGCTGATGAGTTGTCAGGAGCGTTCTTTGCCACACTGATGGGAATGGAAAACCAATATTTCGCCTCAACAGTTCCAGAAGATCAAAAAGGGTTCAATTTCTCTGGACTGTCACTCAAGCTTGCGACAAGTATCAATTTAGAAGATCCCCGCAGTTTTCTAGGAAGAGAGCTGCCAGGCTTTGAACATTTTGATACAAAAATCATCTTAGCGGGTGAAGGAACAGACTATACCAACATGCCAATGGAATCGCCGCCGCCAAGTGAAGTCATCAAAGATGAGAAAGAAGCGAATTTAGCTGAGCTGGACAAGCTCGATGAGGATGAGCCGAAAAAGCCTGCTAAAGAGCCGGATCGTTCGACAGGGAAACGAAAAGCCGTGTACATTTATCACACACACAATACGGAATCATATTTACCATTTTTAAAAGGAGAAACGAACCCAAACAATGCACGGCACTCAAAAGTGAACGTCACCCTTGTCGGAGACATGTTTGGAAAAGCGCTCGATCAGCAAGGAATCGGTAATACAGTTGACAAAACTGAAATTGAAAAAAGGCTCCTGCAAAAAGGGTTAAAGTATCCGCAGTCGTATAATGAATCCAGATTGGTCGTGAAAGAAGCCCTTGCTGCAAATGATGACCTCGAATATTTAATTGATATTCACCGTGACTCAAGGAGAAAGAAAGATACCACTGTGGAGATCAAAGGAAAGAAATATGCGAGAATCGCGTTTGTTGTGGGGAAGAAGAATCAAAGCTATGAAAAAAATTTAAAGCTGGCAACAGAGTTTCACCATTTGATGGAGAAAAAATATAAAGGTCTCAGCGTCGGAGTGTTTGCAAAAGGAGAAATTGGCGATAATGGAATCTATAATCAAGATTTATCTGATAAAGCCCTTCTTTTAGAATTTGGCGGAGTGGATAATAATATGAAAGAATTGAAAAATGCATCCAATGCAGCGGCTGATGTGTTCAGTGAAATTTTCTGGGACGCAGAAAAAGTAAATGGCAAAGCAAAGGATGAGAAAAAACGTTCTTAA
- the gpr gene encoding GPR endopeptidase gives MKKQKLDLSAYQIRTDLAVETKEILEQENDPNVVKNDGIQGIVEKEKEEHGIRIRTVEITKEGEELTGKKAGTYLTLEAQGIREKDSEMQEKVVEVFAHHFAQFLKDRGIQADASCLVVGLGNWNVTPDALGPLTVENLLVTRHLFELQPENVQEGYRPVSSLSPGVMGLTGIETSDIIQGVIERSKPDFVIAIDALAARAVERVNTTIQMSDTGIHPGSGVGNKRKELSKETLGIPVIAIGVPTVVDAVTIASDTIDYVLKHFGRELKDDRPSRSLVPAGLTFGKKKVLNEEDLPDEETRQSFLGIVGTLPDEEKRQLIHEVLSPLGQNLMVTPKEVDTFIDDMANVLANGLNTALHQKISQDNMGSYNH, from the coding sequence ATGAAGAAACAGAAACTCGATTTAAGCGCTTATCAAATCCGGACAGACTTGGCCGTTGAAACAAAAGAGATACTAGAACAAGAGAACGATCCGAATGTCGTCAAAAATGATGGCATTCAAGGAATTGTCGAGAAAGAAAAGGAAGAGCACGGGATCCGCATACGCACTGTGGAGATTACGAAAGAAGGAGAAGAGCTGACGGGGAAAAAGGCAGGAACATACTTGACACTTGAGGCGCAGGGCATTCGGGAGAAGGATTCTGAGATGCAAGAAAAAGTAGTCGAAGTCTTCGCCCATCATTTTGCTCAGTTTTTAAAAGACCGGGGAATTCAGGCAGATGCGAGCTGTCTTGTAGTGGGACTAGGTAACTGGAATGTCACGCCAGATGCATTAGGACCACTCACAGTTGAAAACCTGCTTGTGACCCGTCATCTATTTGAATTACAGCCGGAAAATGTACAGGAAGGCTATCGCCCAGTGTCCTCTTTATCACCTGGTGTGATGGGACTGACTGGAATTGAAACAAGTGACATTATACAAGGTGTGATCGAACGTTCCAAACCCGATTTTGTGATTGCCATAGATGCACTTGCTGCTCGTGCGGTGGAACGGGTGAATACAACGATTCAAATGTCTGATACAGGCATCCATCCAGGATCTGGTGTAGGGAATAAGCGCAAGGAATTAAGCAAAGAAACCTTGGGTATTCCAGTGATTGCGATTGGCGTCCCGACAGTGGTTGATGCAGTGACGATCGCAAGTGATACGATTGATTATGTCTTAAAGCATTTTGGTAGAGAACTGAAAGATGATAGACCCTCCCGCTCTCTTGTGCCGGCTGGTCTGACATTTGGGAAGAAAAAAGTGCTAAACGAAGAAGACTTGCCAGATGAAGAAACGCGTCAATCATTCTTAGGAATAGTAGGAACGCTTCCTGATGAAGAGAAAAGACAGCTGATCCATGAAGTGCTTTCGCCGCTAGGACAAAATTTAATGGTGACGCCGAAGGAAGTGGATACATTCATTGATGATATGGCAAACGTACTTGCCAATGGATTAAACACAGCGCTTCATCAAAAAATCTCTCAAGATAACATGGGTTCTTATAATCATTAA
- the rpsT gene encoding 30S ribosomal protein S20 encodes MPNIKSAIKRTKTNNERRAHNATIKSAMRTAIKQVEVSVANNDAEQAKAALSSAAKRIDKAVKTGLVHKNAAARYKSRLAKQVNGLSA; translated from the coding sequence ATGCCAAATATTAAATCAGCGATCAAACGTACAAAAACGAATAACGAGCGCCGTGCACACAACGCAACAATCAAATCTGCGATGCGTACTGCGATTAAACAAGTTGAAGTTTCTGTAGCTAACAACGATGCTGAGCAAGCAAAAGCTGCTCTTTCTTCTGCTGCAAAACGCATTGACAAAGCCGTTAAAACTGGTCTTGTACACAAAAACGCAGCTGCGCGTTACAAATCAAGACTTGCTAAACAAGTAAACGGACTTTCTGCATAA
- the holA gene encoding DNA polymerase III subunit delta: MVFEIWNNLKKGDIHPVYCLYGKETYLLQETAAKLRQAVVDEEAKDFNFSVFDMEEVPLEQAVTDAETFPFMGERRLVVIKNPYFLTAEKKKEKIEHQLSVLEAYLEKPAPYTVLVLLAPYEKLDERKKITKLLKKKAAVVEAKELNPKETTDFTITLVKTEGKAITAEAAEQLVMLCGGSLSSLFQEVRKLSTYIGEREEIELADVNQLVARSLEQNIFELINQIVNRRRSEAMQMFYDLLKQNEEPIKILALISNQFRLILQTKYFAQQGYGQKQIASNLKVHPFRVKLAMDQAKLFSEEELKQIVKELSTIDYEMKTGKKDKQLLLELFLLRLLGA; the protein is encoded by the coding sequence ATGGTCTTTGAGATATGGAACAATTTAAAAAAAGGGGATATCCATCCCGTTTATTGCTTATATGGAAAAGAAACCTATTTACTGCAAGAAACTGCTGCTAAACTGAGACAAGCTGTGGTTGACGAGGAAGCAAAGGATTTTAATTTCTCCGTCTTCGATATGGAAGAGGTGCCGCTTGAACAGGCTGTGACGGACGCAGAAACCTTTCCGTTTATGGGAGAACGACGTCTCGTTGTGATTAAAAATCCTTATTTTCTTACAGCAGAAAAGAAAAAGGAGAAGATCGAGCATCAGCTTTCCGTATTAGAAGCTTACTTAGAAAAGCCAGCACCTTATACTGTTCTCGTGTTATTAGCGCCATATGAAAAGCTGGATGAACGTAAAAAAATCACGAAATTACTAAAAAAGAAAGCGGCTGTCGTTGAGGCGAAAGAGTTAAACCCTAAAGAAACAACTGATTTCACCATCACCTTGGTGAAGACAGAAGGAAAGGCGATCACGGCTGAAGCGGCTGAGCAGCTTGTCATGCTATGCGGCGGGAGTCTGTCCTCACTTTTTCAAGAGGTTCGGAAGCTAAGTACATATATTGGAGAGCGAGAGGAAATCGAGCTGGCGGATGTCAATCAGCTTGTTGCGCGCAGCTTAGAGCAGAATATTTTCGAATTGATTAACCAAATTGTAAACAGACGCCGTTCTGAAGCCATGCAAATGTTTTATGACCTCTTAAAGCAAAATGAGGAACCCATTAAAATATTGGCGCTCATTTCAAATCAATTTCGGTTGATTTTGCAGACAAAGTACTTTGCTCAGCAGGGGTACGGGCAAAAACAAATTGCGTCAAACCTGAAGGTCCATCCATTCCGTGTCAAACTCGCCATGGACCAGGCAAAACTGTTTTCAGAAGAAGAACTAAAGCAGATCGTCAAAGAGCTCTCAACGATCGATTATGAAATGAAAACGGGTAAAAAGGACAAGCAGCTATTGCTAGAATTGTTCCTGCTTCGATTATTAGGCGCTTGA
- a CDS encoding YqzM family protein, with translation MNEFEKNVQSKRNDVTDSAVGFIVTFGFFASMFILATIIHLVGS, from the coding sequence ATGAATGAATTTGAAAAAAATGTTCAAAGCAAGCGGAATGATGTGACCGACTCAGCTGTTGGTTTTATCGTCACATTCGGATTTTTCGCCTCAATGTTTATTTTGGCAACAATTATACACCTCGTTGGATCTTAA
- a CDS encoding DNA internalization-related competence protein ComEC/Rec2: MFNYLPFGAISAAVGIALAAFHLHMYFLLFLLMILLLSLLKKTPQLFLMVSLCGTVYTLIFMVHQSLEADHVVKEKSFSGSVVIESIPTIDGNRFSATVSAEKDRLAAFYTIQTEHEKEALKDIEPGMSCLVAGDVRLPKHATIPNGFQYDQFLKTKGIDAIFLPQSIKNCSKKDSPSHYLAAMRQKGLKFLEEHVPKSSAGIIQALIFGDRELIDPDTLRDYQMLGIIHLLAISGMHVQTLLACLFWCLLRAGVTRETARILLLCFLPVYACLTGASPSVLRACLMAGVYLVITSLPKEMKQPSVVVLSATFLLLLAIHPLYLFDIGFQLSFVATFFILLSTRILSKAKSAVMQLLLISFIAQLASLPILLYHFQQFSLLSVPLNMIFVPFYTTVVMPLSLLFFLLSIVYLPLGQTLFQLLDAVIQLSHQLSAHMAVYDGFNLIFIKSTWWHVLLEVSAVIFLLYMLECKTSMKSYAVAILFLVGVLSVHYVTPNFFQKGEVMMLDVGQGDSLFIQLPYRKGDLLVDTGGRLSFEEEPWKKRRKVSTIGDQTLIPFLHSKGIAKLDVLILTHADQDHMGEAVRLIKRNKVKRLAVPKGFARSTEDAQILKEAADKGISVDELQRGDKLQVGGQEFEVLHPARDRVTSKNNDSLVLTFTLGGKRFIFTGDLEQEGERDIIEAYPHLRADVLKVGHHGSKGSTSEEWLQHLRPSYALISAGERNRYQHPHQEVLKKLDDYQTRVYRTDIDGSVTYEFLEEAGTFYSHPPYDILQNQ, from the coding sequence ATGTTTAATTATTTGCCGTTCGGGGCGATTTCCGCAGCAGTCGGAATTGCCCTGGCCGCATTTCACCTTCATATGTATTTCCTTCTCTTTCTTCTCATGATATTACTTCTCAGCCTACTGAAAAAAACACCCCAGCTCTTTCTGATGGTTAGCTTGTGCGGAACTGTCTATACACTTATCTTTATGGTTCATCAGTCTCTTGAGGCGGATCATGTGGTAAAAGAAAAATCATTTTCTGGTTCAGTTGTAATTGAAAGTATTCCGACAATAGATGGCAATCGTTTTTCAGCGACCGTGTCAGCAGAGAAGGATCGGCTGGCGGCTTTTTATACAATTCAAACTGAGCATGAAAAAGAAGCGCTGAAAGATATAGAGCCAGGTATGAGCTGTCTAGTGGCAGGTGATGTGCGACTACCTAAACACGCAACCATTCCTAACGGGTTTCAATACGATCAATTTCTAAAAACAAAAGGAATTGACGCTATTTTCTTACCGCAGTCGATCAAAAACTGTTCAAAAAAAGACAGCCCCTCACATTACCTTGCAGCTATGAGACAAAAGGGCTTGAAATTCTTAGAGGAGCATGTTCCGAAGAGCTCTGCTGGAATTATACAGGCACTCATTTTTGGAGATCGTGAATTGATTGATCCTGACACGCTAAGAGATTATCAAATGCTCGGTATTATTCATTTACTAGCGATTTCAGGGATGCATGTGCAAACACTTCTCGCTTGTTTATTTTGGTGTCTGCTTCGTGCTGGCGTGACAAGAGAGACAGCACGTATTCTTTTATTATGCTTTCTACCGGTTTATGCTTGTTTGACAGGTGCTTCGCCATCTGTTTTAAGAGCTTGTCTAATGGCGGGAGTCTATTTAGTGATCACTAGCCTGCCAAAAGAAATGAAACAGCCTTCGGTGGTGGTATTAAGTGCGACGTTTTTGCTCTTATTGGCCATTCATCCCCTTTATTTATTTGATATCGGCTTTCAACTTTCATTCGTGGCGACGTTTTTTATTTTGTTATCCACTAGGATCCTATCAAAAGCGAAAAGTGCAGTGATGCAATTATTACTCATCTCTTTTATTGCACAGCTTGCTTCGCTCCCTATTCTTTTATATCATTTTCAGCAATTTTCTTTGCTGAGCGTCCCTTTGAATATGATTTTTGTCCCTTTTTACACAACGGTTGTCATGCCTCTGTCCTTACTCTTTTTTCTTTTATCTATTGTTTACCTCCCGCTTGGTCAAACATTGTTTCAGCTGCTTGATGCAGTGATTCAGCTGAGTCATCAGTTGTCAGCACATATGGCTGTTTATGATGGATTTAACCTAATTTTTATAAAATCTACTTGGTGGCATGTTCTTCTTGAAGTGAGTGCCGTTATTTTTTTGTTATATATGCTGGAGTGCAAAACCTCTATGAAATCTTATGCTGTAGCGATTCTTTTTCTCGTTGGTGTGCTGAGCGTACACTATGTTACGCCGAATTTTTTTCAAAAAGGTGAGGTCATGATGCTGGATGTAGGGCAGGGGGATAGTTTGTTTATTCAATTGCCCTATCGCAAGGGGGATTTATTAGTAGATACAGGAGGCAGACTATCCTTCGAAGAAGAACCGTGGAAAAAAAGACGAAAAGTGTCTACGATTGGTGATCAAACGCTCATACCGTTTCTGCATTCTAAAGGTATAGCGAAACTTGATGTCCTCATCCTTACACATGCGGATCAAGATCACATGGGGGAAGCGGTTCGTTTAATCAAGCGAAATAAAGTGAAGCGGCTGGCCGTGCCAAAAGGCTTTGCCCGAAGTACAGAGGATGCACAGATTTTAAAAGAAGCAGCTGATAAAGGGATATCTGTTGATGAATTACAGAGAGGGGATAAGCTTCAGGTGGGAGGACAAGAGTTTGAGGTTCTTCATCCGGCGCGAGATCGGGTGACAAGTAAGAATAATGATTCGCTTGTGCTTACCTTTACTCTTGGGGGGAAGCGTTTTATCTTCACAGGAGACCTTGAACAAGAAGGCGAGCGAGACATCATAGAAGCTTATCCTCATCTGCGGGCGGATGTACTGAAGGTTGGACATCATGGGAGTAAAGGATCAACAAGTGAGGAATGGCTTCAGCATCTGAGGCCGTCATATGCATTGATTTCGGCAGGTGAACGAAATCGTTATCAGCATCCTCATCAAGAAGTCTTGAAAAAATTAGATGATTATCAAACGAGGGTGTACCGTACAGATATTGATGGAAGTGTGACCTATGAATTTCTCGAAGAGGCTGGAACGTTTTACTCGCACCCTCCATATGATATCTTACAAAATCAATAA
- a CDS encoding ComE operon protein 2 — MERISWNQYFMAQSHLLALRSTCERLAVGATIVRDKRIIAGGYNGSIAGDVHCADVGCYVIDHHCVRTIHAEMNAILQCAKFGAPTADAEIYVTHFPCLQCCKAIIQAGIRTVYYAKDYKNHPYAIDLFEQAGVQTEQVELDEMIIDLKNQEKLAFVADLIGKLSESGLSETEIRDMHEKANQLFTSYV, encoded by the coding sequence GTGGAAAGAATTTCATGGAATCAATATTTTATGGCACAAAGCCATTTGCTTGCTTTACGAAGCACCTGTGAGCGGTTAGCTGTTGGGGCGACCATCGTAAGAGACAAGCGCATCATCGCAGGAGGATACAATGGCTCCATTGCCGGTGATGTCCATTGTGCAGATGTAGGATGCTATGTCATTGATCATCACTGTGTACGCACAATCCATGCTGAAATGAACGCCATTTTACAATGTGCTAAATTCGGTGCACCAACGGCTGATGCTGAAATATATGTCACGCATTTTCCTTGTTTGCAGTGCTGTAAAGCCATTATTCAAGCGGGCATTCGAACAGTGTATTATGCAAAGGATTATAAAAATCATCCATATGCTATCGATTTATTTGAGCAGGCCGGCGTTCAAACGGAACAGGTTGAATTAGATGAAATGATCATTGACTTAAAAAATCAAGAAAAATTAGCCTTTGTTGCAGATTTAATCGGCAAGCTGAGTGAATCAGGACTTAGCGAAACAGAAATACGAGACATGCATGAAAAGGCGAATCAATTATTTACTTCCTATGTTTAA
- a CDS encoding ComEA family DNA-binding protein, producing the protein MMIYVRKQGEAETQTQTSATDMSSGIEKSQGVNVNQADTAELQTINGIGPAKAEAIIAYREEHGEFEQIEDLRNISGFGEKTVERLKSQLTVK; encoded by the coding sequence ATGATGATTTATGTTCGGAAGCAGGGAGAAGCGGAGACGCAGACGCAAACATCAGCAACTGACATGTCATCGGGGATTGAAAAGAGTCAAGGTGTCAATGTCAATCAAGCTGATACAGCGGAATTGCAAACAATTAACGGAATCGGACCAGCCAAAGCAGAAGCCATCATTGCCTATAGAGAGGAACATGGAGAATTTGAACAAATTGAAGATTTGCGGAACATTTCGGGTTTTGGGGAGAAGACAGTCGAACGGCTGAAAAGTCAATTGACCGTGAAGTAG
- the comER gene encoding late competence protein ComER, with translation MNIGIIGTGNMGTILTEAFIESKAVNPSSITITNRTIEKAFNIKKNHPELEVTKQLSGAVTDKDFIFVCVKPLDIYPLLKELSSLLTEQQTIVIITSPVHPEQLQDIVPCQTARLIPSITNRALSGASLLTFGSSCNVATKTALRQLASRISTPIEIHHSITRAASDIVSCGPAFISFLVQKMIEAAVEETDISKEEATTLSEDMLVGLGRLIEKRVYTLPTLQDKVCVKGGVTGEGIKALEAGVQDMFHRLFQNTHKKFDEDLEAVAHQYPPSVFTDDRRN, from the coding sequence TTGAATATAGGGATAATCGGTACAGGAAACATGGGTACCATACTTACTGAGGCATTTATTGAATCAAAGGCAGTCAATCCCTCATCCATCACCATCACAAACCGGACCATTGAAAAAGCGTTCAATATAAAAAAGAACCATCCAGAGCTTGAAGTAACGAAACAGCTTTCAGGAGCTGTAACAGATAAAGATTTCATCTTTGTTTGTGTGAAACCACTTGATATTTATCCACTATTAAAAGAGCTCAGCTCTCTTTTAACAGAGCAGCAAACGATTGTCATCATTACAAGTCCGGTTCATCCTGAACAGCTTCAGGATATCGTTCCTTGTCAAACAGCTAGACTGATCCCAAGCATCACAAACCGCGCTTTATCAGGTGCGTCACTTTTAACTTTCGGTTCATCATGCAATGTCGCGACGAAAACAGCGTTAAGACAGTTAGCTTCCCGCATTTCAACACCAATTGAGATCCATCATTCGATTACAAGAGCGGCCTCAGATATTGTCAGCTGCGGACCTGCTTTTATTAGCTTTCTCGTTCAGAAAATGATTGAAGCAGCTGTCGAAGAAACCGATATTTCAAAAGAAGAAGCCACCACCTTATCAGAAGATATGCTTGTAGGACTTGGCCGTTTGATTGAAAAAAGAGTCTATACCCTTCCGACACTGCAAGACAAAGTGTGTGTGAAAGGCGGCGTCACTGGTGAGGGTATTAAAGCTCTTGAAGCAGGTGTGCAAGATATGTTTCACCGTCTTTTTCAAAACACCCATAAAAAGTTCGATGAAGATCTTGAAGCGGTTGCACATCAATACCCGCCAAGTGTGTTTACTGATGATCGCAGAAATTAA
- a CDS encoding class I SAM-dependent DNA methyltransferase: MIYQGFAGVYDELMAHAPYDEWVQWIQQYIQSNAAIIDVGCGTGEISLRLAEKGHIVTGIDLSEEMLAFAQQKAQAHKQSVQFLHQDMREITGFEQAFQAAVICCDSLNYLKNENDVKKTFKNMFQLLEADGVLLFDVHTPYKMEEVFPGSTYADQDEEISYIWQSDKGDDMYSVIHDLSFFVKDGDVYQRYDETHEQRTFPFETYAAFLESAGFENIEVTADFTNKAPQELAERYFISAKKPKTIV; the protein is encoded by the coding sequence ATGATTTATCAAGGGTTTGCAGGTGTGTATGACGAGCTCATGGCACATGCACCTTATGATGAATGGGTTCAGTGGATACAGCAGTATATCCAGTCAAATGCCGCAATCATCGATGTAGGCTGTGGAACTGGGGAGATTTCTCTTCGGTTAGCTGAAAAAGGTCACATCGTCACAGGAATTGACCTAAGTGAAGAGATGCTGGCCTTCGCGCAGCAAAAAGCGCAGGCTCACAAGCAGTCCGTTCAATTTTTACATCAAGATATGAGAGAGATTACTGGCTTTGAACAAGCCTTTCAAGCAGCCGTTATCTGCTGTGATTCCCTGAACTACTTAAAAAACGAAAATGACGTCAAAAAAACCTTTAAAAACATGTTTCAGCTTTTAGAGGCAGATGGGGTTTTACTCTTTGATGTTCATACCCCTTATAAAATGGAAGAGGTATTCCCTGGTTCTACTTATGCAGATCAAGATGAAGAGATCAGCTATATTTGGCAGAGCGATAAAGGGGATGACATGTATTCGGTCATTCATGATTTAAGCTTTTTTGTAAAGGATGGAGACGTGTATCAGCGTTATGATGAGACACATGAACAGCGTACATTTCCATTTGAGACATACGCAGCGTTCCTTGAGTCCGCTGGCTTCGAAAATATTGAAGTGACGGCTGATTTTACAAATAAAGCACCTCAGGAATTGGCCGAAAGATATTTTATCTCAGCCAAGAAACCAAAAACCATCGTTTAA
- the rsfS gene encoding ribosome silencing factor, giving the protein MDASSILNIAAGACDDKRAEDIIALNMQGVSLVADYFLICHGNSDKQVQAIAREVKHLAEESGIEVKKMEGFDEARWVLIDLGDVIAHVFHKEERGYYNLEKLWGDAPRETLSLGINS; this is encoded by the coding sequence ATGGATGCATCATCAATTTTAAACATCGCAGCAGGAGCATGCGATGATAAACGGGCTGAGGATATTATTGCCCTGAATATGCAAGGAGTCTCACTTGTTGCAGATTATTTTCTCATTTGTCACGGGAATTCTGACAAACAGGTGCAGGCCATCGCAAGAGAAGTGAAACATCTTGCAGAGGAAAGTGGAATTGAAGTGAAGAAGATGGAAGGCTTTGATGAAGCAAGATGGGTATTGATTGATCTAGGAGATGTTATTGCTCATGTGTTCCATAAAGAAGAAAGAGGATACTATAACCTAGAGAAGTTATGGGGAGATGCGCCGAGAGAAACGCTTTCACTTGGCATTAACTCATGA
- the yqeK gene encoding bis(5'-nucleosyl)-tetraphosphatase (symmetrical) YqeK: MNREKALNCVKEQLTEHRYTHTLGVLDTAISLAERFGADVRKAEIAAIFHDYAKFRPKEEMEGIIQKEQMNPLLLEYSPELWHAPVGAYLVKKEAGIDDQSILTAIEFHTSGRPDMTLLEKVIYVADYIEPGRHFPGVEEVRELAEHDLDGALIQSLKNTIIFLMKKNQPVFPDTLATYNSLVHKNK; encoded by the coding sequence ATGAATCGTGAAAAAGCATTGAATTGTGTCAAAGAGCAGTTAACAGAGCATAGATATACACATACACTTGGGGTTTTGGATACAGCCATTTCATTAGCGGAACGGTTTGGTGCAGATGTGAGAAAAGCGGAGATCGCCGCTATTTTTCATGATTATGCCAAATTTAGACCAAAGGAAGAGATGGAGGGCATCATTCAAAAAGAACAGATGAATCCTCTATTGCTTGAATATTCGCCCGAGCTTTGGCATGCCCCAGTCGGTGCATATTTGGTCAAAAAGGAAGCCGGAATTGACGACCAATCCATTTTAACAGCGATCGAATTCCATACATCTGGCAGACCAGATATGACGTTACTTGAAAAAGTCATTTATGTCGCTGACTATATAGAACCAGGCCGTCATTTTCCTGGTGTAGAAGAAGTAAGAGAGTTAGCAGAGCATGATTTGGATGGTGCATTGATTCAATCGTTAAAAAACACAATCATTTTTTTAATGAAAAAGAATCAGCCAGTCTTTCCAGATACACTTGCTACTTACAACTCGCTTGTGCATAAGAACAAATAA
- a CDS encoding nicotinate-nucleotide adenylyltransferase, with translation MKKIGLFGGTFDPPHIGHLLMANEVRFQVGLDEIWFIPNHKPPHKTGRKRADSHHRVKMVETAIQSNPHFQLELIEMEREGPSYTVDTVELLKKRHPENEFFFMIGADMVDYLPKWHRIDDLLQMITFIGMKRRGYEGNTTYPLLFADVPAFDVSSTLIRQRIKQGEPVDYLIPKAVERYIKEHHLYES, from the coding sequence ATGAAAAAAATAGGGTTGTTCGGCGGTACGTTTGATCCCCCGCATATTGGGCATTTGCTGATGGCGAATGAGGTACGCTTTCAAGTGGGGCTTGATGAAATTTGGTTTATCCCAAATCACAAGCCTCCTCATAAAACAGGCCGAAAACGAGCAGATAGTCATCACCGCGTGAAAATGGTGGAAACAGCGATTCAGTCTAATCCGCATTTTCAGCTGGAGCTCATTGAAATGGAGCGAGAAGGCCCATCTTATACAGTAGATACGGTGGAGCTGTTAAAGAAGCGCCATCCTGAAAATGAGTTCTTTTTTATGATTGGAGCGGACATGGTGGATTATTTGCCAAAATGGCACCGGATTGATGATTTGCTTCAGATGATTACCTTTATTGGGATGAAAAGACGAGGTTATGAAGGAAACACGACATATCCTCTTTTATTTGCAGATGTTCCAGCTTTTGATGTATCATCGACATTGATTAGGCAGCGAATAAAGCAGGGAGAACCTGTAGATTATTTGATTCCGAAAGCTGTTGAGCGTTATATAAAGGAGCATCATTTATATGAATCGTGA
- the yhbY gene encoding ribosome assembly RNA-binding protein YhbY, translating to MLKGKQKRFLRAQAHHLSPIFQVGKGGVNDNMVKQISEALEARELLKVSVLQNCDEDKTEVAKALVKGAKAELVQTIGNVIVLYKESKENKQIKLP from the coding sequence ATGTTAAAAGGTAAGCAAAAACGTTTTTTACGTGCACAAGCACATCATTTATCACCTATTTTTCAAGTTGGAAAAGGCGGGGTAAATGACAATATGGTCAAGCAAATTTCCGAGGCGCTTGAAGCAAGAGAACTTTTAAAAGTCAGCGTATTGCAAAACTGCGACGAGGACAAAACTGAGGTCGCTAAAGCACTTGTAAAGGGTGCAAAAGCTGAACTCGTTCAAACGATCGGAAATGTGATTGTCCTTTATAAAGAATCTAAGGAAAATAAACAAATTAAGCTGCCGTAA